Below is a window of Impatiens glandulifera chromosome 2, dImpGla2.1, whole genome shotgun sequence DNA.
CCTTTGTGGAGGAACTCCAATGTGATATCCATCCGTTTGAGAAACTGAACTCGCGGATCCAACAATTACATTATCTGTCAAAGTTGTTGTCCCTCGTTTCATGTCTGAAGGTGTAACTGCCGCGCCTTCTGGCTCCATAGGTCCTCCAGCATACTGGTGCAGTTCTAATAACAAAAAATAGACAAACATTAAGAATTCAAACACTCGAAAATCATCATTTACTCAAACATTTCACCTTGAGATCCGTGGGCAAAATGACATTTGTTACCAAACGGGCAATAACCCGTCATCTCCCATTTGTTGCAAATCCTAGTTTTCCAATTCGTCGGTTTGATGTTCGATCCAGCTGCACCACCCACCACAtatccaccaccaccaccaccactaccaccaccaccaccgccgCCACCAGTGCCTCCACTCCCCGGGCCCAAACTTATAGCCACACTCTCCCGAGCTCTAGACTGTTCATCGTGAAGAAAAGTACAACTATCTCCATAAGGGCAACCATCTTCAGTATAAAACTTCTTACAATGTCTCCCTTTATGTGACCTATGCGACTCAACAGACAACGAAGAACCCACAATTGGAATCTGAAACTCCTCCCTCGGTTCCCCAGACGACGCAGCTTTCTCCTCCTCATGAGCCGCCACTATCTCTTGCCAGCTCGGAGGCGGCCTCCTTAGCTCTTCAACACTATGTGCAAAATTACAGTTTGTTATGTAAGGACAGGTCCCTGCCCTAAACTTACAACAAAGTTTAGTTTTGAAAAACATCTTTCCAATTGCCTTCGATCTATTATCACCACCAGGCTGTGAATTCCTCCTCTTGTTTGGAGGGGAACGTGTCCTAGTATCATAATTAGGGTTTGAAGAAGCTTCAACAGAAGCTTCTCTGTTCCAAGCTCCATATTCATCTTCAGTTGCCCAAACCGCACTATCAATTGAATCAGACCCCCAATTCTGAGATCCAGTGAGAATCTGAACAGTATTTCCTCCTTCTCGATTGTAATCCATAACAGAAAAGATGAAAAAGTAGAACCCTAATCTTTGTTTTCAATCACATACACTAACCCAGTAACCCTAATCTCATTTCTAGCAAAACAATGGATTCAATATCGATAAAAAGACCCTAGAAAGATAAATCTTGGAACAATTAACTTACAACATGAGCCAGATCTGTGATTACAGAAGTAGGGCGAGGAAAATACCGTAGATTAAAGATGGGATTTTTACGGACGAAGAGGATGAATCAGACGCTGGCTTCACAACCCAGAAAGTGGATAATAGTAATTTGTGTACCCATTTCTGTCACGATCTTGATGAAGGAAAGAAGGAAGATTATTACTCTCTATTTTTAACTTGTCTTAAatgtaaaagaaagaaaaagcaagAACCGGTAAACGCAAGATAAAGAAAAACTAACAaggaaaatcattaatttacCCTATTTGAAACTAGCTTGAAactaaatgaataataatagtTTTGCAGTTTacttttagaaataaaatttgataaatatatatgagatctttaattaaaaaaacaactttGAAAAATTGGagaaattaaagtataaatagAAACCTAAcctatcttaatattatttatatactatttattttttaaaatttataataaaaaatataagggtatatttttgtaaagaaaataaattgaggTTTCATTTTATTACagatataaataaattcttCGTTACTTTCTAAATTAGGAGAAATTAATCTTATTCTTTCAATCATTCTTTCAATCATTTTCCTGTCTAactaattttcattatttttttccgAACCATTTTCATgtctatcaaaattttattcattttttcataatatacttaatttttttattcactcaCAAAATACTCactaaactcattaattaaatctttaattacatatttctttctacaaacttaataattacttaattttataaaataatatatatatatataattaaaattaataatactttattaaataattaaaataaaatttaaatattatataaatattaaaataaaatatattaacatattttatctttatttaattttataaatataaaaattaaaattaaaattaaacatattaaattaaataattcaaataaatattataaattaaaataaaatataatataaaataaaattttattttatctttatatatcttattttattcttataactttatttcattttattacagatataaataaattcttCGTTACTTTCTAAATTAGGAGAAATTAATCTTATTCTTTCAATCATTCTTTCAATCATTTTCCTGTCTAACtaattttcattctttttttccGAACCATTTTCATgtctatcaaaattttattcattttttcataatatacttaattt
It encodes the following:
- the LOC124925647 gene encoding zinc finger CCCH domain-containing protein 12-like, whose protein sequence is MDYNREGGNTVQILTGSQNWGSDSIDSAVWATEDEYGAWNREASVEASSNPNYDTRTRSPPNKRRNSQPGGDNRSKAIGKMFFKTKLCCKFRAGTCPYITNCNFAHSVEELRRPPPSWQEIVAAHEEEKAASSGEPREEFQIPIVGSSLSVESHRSHKGRHCKKFYTEDGCPYGDSCTFLHDEQSRARESVAISLGPGSGGTGGGGGGGGSGGGGGGYVVGGAAGSNIKPTNWKTRICNKWEMTGYCPFGNKCHFAHGSQELHQYAGGPMEPEGAAVTPSDMKRGTTTLTDNVIVGSASSVSQTDGYHIGVPPQRLSISIGRTTPKPHQKWKGPDKISRIYGDWIEDIE